A segment of the Actinomycetota bacterium genome:
CGCCCGTTGAAGCAACCGGCCCCGAGGTACGCCCGCTCCGTGGCCGCCTGGGCGGTGCTGCTCGTAACGACCCTGTGCCCGGCCCCGGCGGGGGCCCAGGAGTCGCCGCCCCCTCCGGAAGGGCCGGTTGCCACCGAGCCACCGAGGGGCATCCAGCCGGTCCTGGGAGCAACGTCGGCCATGCTCGTCGACCTCAAGACCTCCAAGGTCCTGGTCGGCAGCAATGAAAAGGTCGTCCTGCCGCCTGCGAGCCTGACGAAGATGGTGACGGCGCTGGTCGTCCGCGACAGGTACAGGCTCGATGACGTGGTCACCGTGTCGCCGGCGGTGCTGCAGGTGACGGGCAGCAAGCTCGGCCTCGAGCCGGGGATGCAGTTCACCGTCGAAGACCTGCTCCACGCGCTGATGCTCAAGTCGGCCAACGACGCGGCGACCGCCCTGGCCGCGCACGAGCTGGGCGGGATCCCGCACTTTATCGAGCTCATGAACGCCAAGGCGCGCGCCGTGTCGGCTCTCGACTCCAACTTCGTGAACCCGCACGGCCTGGACGCGGCCGGACACGTCTCGACCGCCTGGGACATGGCCCTTTTCGGACGCCAGGTCCTCGCCGACCCGGTCCTGGCGGACATCGTGTCCACCAGGGCCTACACGATGCAGTGGCCGGACGGCACGAATCGCACCTTCGACAACCACAACAAGCTGCTGGACCGCTACTCGGGCACGATCGGCGTGAAGACCGGGTTCACAAACCGGGCGGGCCGGTGCCTGGTGGCCGCCCTGCAGACCCGCGACGGCATGGCGCTGTCGGTGGTGATGCACTCTCCG
Coding sequences within it:
- a CDS encoding D-alanyl-D-alanine carboxypeptidase family protein translates to MKQPAPRYARSVAAWAVLLVTTLCPAPAGAQESPPPPEGPVATEPPRGIQPVLGATSAMLVDLKTSKVLVGSNEKVVLPPASLTKMVTALVVRDRYRLDDVVTVSPAVLQVTGSKLGLEPGMQFTVEDLLHALMLKSANDAATALAAHELGGIPHFIELMNAKARAVSALDSNFVNPHGLDAAGHVSTAWDMALFGRQVLADPVLADIVSTRAYTMQWPDGTNRTFDNHNKLLDRYSGTIGVKTGFTNRAGRCLVAALQTRDGMALSVVMHSPDHYRETAALFDYFKERPPVITATEEGSGEEQKPLELSTPRPLRRATEGRSKAAAAPLGAGPDRAAPVAKAALMALLAAMMLLTLQRPRRLSDLAEASQFHPYLEPLAKREGHIGKEK